A stretch of the Streptosporangium sp. NBC_01755 genome encodes the following:
- a CDS encoding ABC transporter permease encodes MAGFLLRRAAGIIVTLLVTSFLVFGSVHLAPGDPASFLLGGRSASPAAVAAIKEQYHLNDPFLVQYTKWIGGIVTGDFGKSVQFRQDVGGLIGARLPTTLWLIGYAGLLILIGGVAIGALAALRRGTVDRVVLIGTGVATATPSFVAAIGLISLFSVQLGWFPAFGNGSGFGDRINHLTLPAAALALTFIGLLARVTRTSMLAELGREHVEVARSRGVPGSDVVRRHVLRNALVPITTVTGTIVAGLLVATSIVETAFGLSGVGQLLVGSVTVKDFPVVQAISLMVVLAFVCANLIVDLIHPLIDPRLSHAKGGTR; translated from the coding sequence ATGGCAGGCTTTCTCCTCCGCCGGGCCGCCGGGATCATCGTGACACTGCTCGTCACGTCGTTCCTGGTCTTCGGTTCGGTCCATCTCGCCCCCGGTGACCCGGCGTCCTTCCTCCTGGGAGGCCGCTCGGCGTCACCGGCGGCGGTCGCGGCCATCAAAGAGCAGTACCACCTGAACGACCCGTTCCTGGTCCAGTACACCAAGTGGATCGGCGGCATCGTCACCGGAGACTTCGGCAAGTCCGTGCAGTTCCGGCAGGACGTGGGCGGCCTGATCGGCGCCCGGCTGCCGACGACGCTGTGGCTCATCGGCTACGCCGGCCTGCTCATCCTGATCGGAGGGGTGGCGATCGGGGCACTGGCCGCGCTGCGGCGGGGCACGGTCGACCGGGTGGTCCTCATCGGCACAGGCGTCGCCACGGCCACCCCGTCATTCGTCGCCGCGATCGGGCTGATCTCGCTGTTCTCCGTCCAGCTGGGCTGGTTCCCCGCCTTCGGCAACGGCAGCGGTTTCGGCGACCGGATCAACCATCTGACGCTCCCGGCGGCGGCGCTCGCCCTGACCTTCATCGGCCTGCTGGCCCGGGTGACCCGAACGTCCATGTTGGCAGAGCTGGGACGCGAGCACGTCGAGGTGGCCCGCTCCCGCGGGGTGCCCGGCTCGGACGTGGTACGGCGGCATGTGCTGCGCAACGCCCTCGTCCCGATCACCACCGTGACCGGGACGATCGTGGCCGGCCTGCTGGTCGCCACCTCGATCGTGGAGACCGCCTTCGGCCTGTCCGGGGTCGGCCAGTTACTGGTCGGCTCCGTCACCGTCAAGGACTTCCCGGTCGTGCAGGCCATCAGCCTGATGGTGGTGCTGGCCTTCGTCTGCGCCAACCTCATCGTCGACCTGATCCATCCGCTCATCGACCCCCGCCTGTCCCACGCGAAGGGAGGCACAAGATGA
- a CDS encoding ABC transporter permease yields the protein MTPLPIHRRSLLAPLARIVGGDKLVTAALAVLTVLLVTAVFAPLIAPYDPDAVDLSATLSGSTSDHLLGADQSGRDVLSRLIFGARTGLLGPLMVVVVSTVLGALIGVTAAWYGGIVDSVLSRAMELVFSFPALLLAIILVAVFGAGLTAPVIAMSVAYAPYVGRLARSVALQEKSRPYIQAYRVQGWSGWVICVKHLLPNIAPLILAQSAINFGYALMDLAALSFLGFGVQPPTADWGAMINEGAPALLQGAMLPALAPGAAIVITVVAFSIVGESIADRVARRER from the coding sequence ATGACCCCCCTGCCCATCCACCGGCGCAGCCTCCTCGCGCCGCTGGCCCGCATCGTGGGAGGCGACAAGCTCGTCACGGCCGCCCTCGCCGTGCTGACCGTGCTGCTCGTCACGGCGGTCTTCGCCCCGCTGATCGCCCCGTACGACCCCGACGCCGTCGATCTGTCCGCGACCCTGAGCGGCTCCACCTCCGACCACCTGCTGGGCGCGGACCAGTCCGGCCGCGACGTGCTGTCCCGGCTGATCTTCGGTGCCCGGACGGGGCTGCTCGGCCCGCTGATGGTCGTGGTCGTATCGACGGTGCTCGGCGCGCTGATCGGGGTGACCGCCGCCTGGTACGGCGGGATCGTCGACTCCGTGCTGTCGCGCGCCATGGAGCTCGTCTTCTCCTTCCCCGCCCTGCTGCTGGCCATCATCCTGGTGGCGGTCTTCGGGGCCGGGCTGACCGCACCGGTGATCGCGATGAGCGTCGCCTACGCCCCGTACGTCGGCCGGCTCGCCCGCAGCGTGGCCCTGCAGGAGAAGTCCCGCCCCTACATCCAGGCGTACCGGGTGCAGGGCTGGTCCGGCTGGGTGATCTGCGTGAAGCATCTGCTTCCCAACATCGCTCCGCTGATCCTGGCCCAGTCCGCGATCAACTTCGGATACGCGCTCATGGATCTCGCGGCGCTCTCCTTTCTCGGCTTCGGTGTCCAGCCGCCCACCGCCGACTGGGGCGCGATGATCAACGAGGGTGCCCCGGCCCTGCTCCAGGGCGCGATGCTTCCCGCCCTCGCCCCAGGCGCCGCCATCGTGATCACGGTGGTCGCATTCAGCATCGTCGGCGAGTCCATCGCCGACCGCGTCGCCAGGCGGGAGCGGTGA